The following are encoded in a window of Symbiobacterium terraclitae genomic DNA:
- a CDS encoding ABC transporter permease: protein MAARNGWLRPGWHWVALAALAFLLLFLVYPVVRVMLGSLTTPGLWHDFLTRAYYRQALLNSVWLALGATVGALLLGVPLAVLVSRCAIPCKGLIQALAVLSLLSPPFISAYAWITLLGRAGLLTGWLGLQGFSIYGPGGVLLVSVLHHVAYVFLLTRAALLRIDPEVEEVAESLGSPPWRRLLTVTLPLAMPAISASGLLVFTSTLADFGTPMLIGEGMLTLPVVAYNEFLSELGGSTGMATVASLAMLLIALAALGVQTWLLRGRSYTGRSLRQPGALRLGPAGRVLGAAYGLLVAGASALPQAVVLVSSVMKTRGPRFTGEFGLDNYRLMWDQMAEVVGRTLRYSGLAAGIMLVAGLLIAYVLVRRPGRLARTLDGLLVLAQILPGTVLGVGLVIAWGRPPVSLPGTGTILVVAYVVRRIAYTMRASAAGVLQLNPEMEEASLSLGVSPARTFVRITVPLVLPAALSGALVSWIATIGELSSTIMLYTGRTATVSVMIYNQVLTSSFGTAAALGSLLIGLTLLVQWVLRRWLEEDTLGLG, encoded by the coding sequence GTGGCCGCACGGAATGGCTGGCTGAGACCCGGCTGGCATTGGGTCGCACTGGCAGCGCTCGCCTTCCTGCTGCTCTTCCTCGTCTACCCGGTGGTGCGGGTGATGCTGGGCAGCCTGACCACGCCCGGCCTGTGGCATGACTTCCTGACCCGGGCCTACTACAGGCAGGCCCTGCTGAACAGCGTCTGGCTCGCCCTGGGCGCCACGGTCGGCGCCCTGCTGCTCGGGGTGCCGCTGGCCGTCCTGGTGAGCCGCTGCGCCATCCCCTGCAAGGGGCTGATTCAGGCGCTGGCCGTGCTCTCGCTCCTCTCGCCTCCGTTCATCAGCGCCTACGCCTGGATCACGCTGCTGGGCCGGGCCGGCCTCCTCACGGGTTGGCTGGGCCTCCAGGGCTTCTCGATCTACGGCCCCGGCGGCGTGCTGCTGGTCTCGGTGCTCCACCACGTCGCCTACGTGTTCCTGCTGACGCGGGCGGCCCTGCTCCGCATCGACCCCGAGGTCGAGGAGGTCGCCGAATCGCTGGGGTCGCCCCCCTGGCGCAGGCTGCTCACCGTGACGCTGCCCCTGGCCATGCCGGCCATCTCGGCGAGCGGGCTCCTGGTCTTCACGTCGACGCTGGCCGACTTCGGCACCCCGATGCTCATCGGCGAGGGGATGCTCACCCTGCCGGTGGTGGCCTATAACGAGTTCCTCAGCGAACTGGGCGGCAGCACGGGGATGGCGACCGTGGCGAGCCTGGCGATGCTGCTGATCGCCCTGGCCGCCCTGGGGGTGCAGACCTGGCTGCTGCGGGGCCGGTCGTACACCGGGCGCAGCCTGCGGCAGCCGGGGGCCCTCCGCCTGGGTCCCGCGGGCCGGGTGCTGGGGGCGGCGTACGGCCTGCTGGTCGCCGGCGCCTCCGCCCTGCCCCAGGCGGTGGTCCTGGTCAGCTCCGTCATGAAGACCAGGGGCCCCCGGTTCACCGGCGAGTTCGGGCTGGACAACTACCGGCTGATGTGGGACCAGATGGCCGAGGTGGTGGGGCGTACCCTCCGCTACTCGGGGCTGGCCGCCGGCATCATGCTGGTGGCGGGCCTGCTGATCGCCTACGTCCTGGTGCGGCGGCCCGGCCGGCTGGCGCGCACCCTTGACGGCCTGCTGGTGCTGGCGCAGATCCTGCCGGGGACCGTGCTGGGCGTCGGGCTGGTCATCGCCTGGGGCCGGCCGCCCGTCTCCCTGCCCGGCACGGGGACGATCCTGGTGGTGGCGTACGTGGTGCGGCGGATCGCCTACACCATGCGGGCCTCGGCGGCGGGGGTGCTGCAGCTGAACCCCGAGATGGAGGAGGCCTCGCTCTCGCTGGGGGTCTCGCCTGCGCGGACCTTCGTGCGGATCACCGTCCCGCTGGTGCTGCCGGCTGCCCTTTCCGGCGCCCTGGTCAGCTGGATCGCCACCATCGGGGAGCTCTCGAGCACGATCATGCTCTACACGGGGCGCACCGCCACGGTGTCGGTGATGATCTACAACCAGGTGCTCACCAGCAGCTTCGGCACGGCCGCGGCCCTCGGCTCGCTGCTGATCGGGCTGACGCTGCTGGTGCAGTGGGTCCTGCGCCGCTGGCTGGAGGAGGACACGCTGGGTCTCGGTTAG
- a CDS encoding acetyl-CoA carboxylase biotin carboxyl carrier protein subunit, with amino-acid sequence MIRASMAGTVWKVLVKPGDAVSPGQDVVILESMKMEIPITAEVGGTVQAVKVGEGDFVNEGDVVVELG; translated from the coding sequence ATGATCAGGGCGAGCATGGCGGGTACGGTCTGGAAGGTGCTGGTGAAGCCCGGGGACGCGGTCTCCCCGGGGCAGGACGTGGTGATCCTCGAGTCGATGAAGATGGAGATCCCCATCACCGCCGAGGTGGGCGGCACCGTTCAGGCGGTGAAGGTGGGCGAGGGCGACTTCGTCAACGAGGGCGACGTGGTGGTGGAGCTGGGCTGA
- a CDS encoding acyl-CoA dehydrogenase: MNFDLSQEQAMIRRLAREFAEGEVAPGAAERDKTGRFPLELVRKMGELGLMGIPYPEEYGGMGGDTVSYALAVEEISRVDGSLGITLAAHCSIGMGPVYYFGTEEQKQRWLPGAARGEYLASFGLTEPGAGSDSAGTKTTAVRDGDGWLLNGSKIFITNAAYCGYIVCTAVTRPGEGHKGISAFIVPNPTPGFTIGPAYDKMGLRSSDTRPLYFEDVRLPADALLGKEGEGFRQFMVTLDGGRISIGAMAVGIAQGALDAALAYARQRVQFGQPISKFQAIQFKLADMAMEIELARNMVLKAAWLKDQGRPFTREAAMAKLFASETAVRAANQAIQIHGGMGYMEEMPVSRFWRDAKLTEIGEGTSEIQRLVIARQMGC; the protein is encoded by the coding sequence CTGAACTTCGATCTCAGCCAGGAACAGGCCATGATCCGCAGGCTGGCCCGGGAGTTCGCCGAGGGCGAGGTGGCTCCGGGTGCCGCGGAGCGGGACAAGACGGGGCGCTTCCCGCTGGAACTGGTCAGGAAGATGGGCGAGCTGGGGCTGATGGGCATCCCCTACCCCGAGGAGTACGGGGGAATGGGCGGAGACACGGTGTCCTACGCCCTGGCGGTCGAGGAGATCAGCCGGGTGGACGGCTCGCTGGGGATCACCCTCGCCGCACACTGCTCCATCGGCATGGGGCCGGTCTACTACTTCGGCACCGAGGAGCAGAAGCAGCGGTGGCTCCCCGGCGCCGCCCGCGGCGAGTACCTGGCCTCCTTCGGGCTGACCGAGCCCGGCGCCGGCTCCGACTCGGCGGGCACCAAGACCACGGCGGTCCGGGACGGCGACGGGTGGCTGCTCAACGGCTCCAAGATCTTCATCACCAACGCCGCCTACTGCGGGTATATCGTCTGCACGGCCGTCACCCGGCCCGGCGAGGGGCACAAGGGCATCAGCGCTTTCATCGTGCCCAACCCGACCCCGGGCTTCACCATCGGCCCGGCCTACGACAAGATGGGGCTGCGCTCGTCTGATACGCGTCCCCTCTACTTTGAAGACGTGCGGCTGCCCGCAGACGCCCTGCTGGGCAAGGAGGGCGAGGGCTTCCGCCAGTTCATGGTGACGCTGGACGGCGGCCGCATCTCCATCGGCGCCATGGCGGTCGGCATCGCGCAGGGGGCTCTGGACGCCGCTCTGGCTTACGCCAGGCAGCGGGTCCAGTTCGGCCAGCCCATCTCCAAGTTCCAGGCCATCCAGTTCAAGCTGGCCGACATGGCCATGGAGATCGAGCTGGCCCGGAACATGGTGCTCAAGGCCGCCTGGCTGAAGGACCAGGGGCGCCCGTTCACCCGCGAGGCGGCCATGGCGAAGCTCTTCGCCTCGGAGACGGCGGTGCGGGCGGCCAACCAGGCGATCCAGATCCACGGTGGCATGGGCTACATGGAGGAGATGCCGGTTTCCCGCTTCTGGCGGGACGCCAAGCTTACCGAGATCGGCGAAGGCACCAGCGAGATCCAGCGCCTGGTAATCGCACGGCAAATGGGGTGCTAG
- a CDS encoding ABC transporter substrate-binding protein produces MRTGRRWTALLVALTLVLAGCGGGTREQQRMTLYTSFGADLYTPLVQAFEEQTGIKVDVVFGGTGELLRRLEAEKGTAGADVMLGGGAESYEAYRELFVPYTVKDDDLIPGALKAPDRVWYGFNALPMVIMYNRNLVPEDELPRGWADLADPRWQGRLAMSDATKSGTAFVQVVTMLTLFADDGAEGWNTVSAVVKNARVLGSSSLPPKGVDEGEYALALTHENMAWKYAQAGGPVGWIYPAEGTATIPDSVALVKGAPNPDAARKFMDFLFSREAQEMASRQLGLRASRTDVPLPEGLSPADEIRLIELDIAWATAQREAILGRWKDLLTQ; encoded by the coding sequence ATGCGGACTGGCAGGCGATGGACGGCCCTCCTGGTGGCGCTGACCCTGGTTCTCGCGGGCTGTGGAGGGGGAACCAGGGAGCAGCAGCGGATGACCCTGTACACCTCGTTCGGGGCGGATCTCTACACCCCCCTGGTGCAGGCGTTCGAGGAGCAGACCGGCATCAAGGTGGACGTGGTCTTCGGCGGCACCGGGGAGCTGTTGCGCCGGCTTGAGGCGGAGAAGGGGACCGCCGGGGCCGACGTGATGCTCGGCGGCGGCGCCGAGTCCTACGAGGCCTACCGGGAGCTGTTCGTTCCCTACACGGTGAAGGACGACGACCTGATCCCCGGCGCGCTCAAGGCGCCGGACCGGGTCTGGTACGGGTTCAACGCGCTGCCCATGGTGATCATGTACAACAGGAACCTGGTGCCGGAGGACGAGCTGCCCCGGGGCTGGGCAGACCTCGCCGACCCGCGCTGGCAGGGCAGGCTGGCCATGTCAGACGCCACCAAGAGCGGCACCGCCTTCGTGCAGGTGGTCACGATGCTCACCCTGTTCGCAGACGACGGCGCCGAGGGCTGGAACACGGTCTCCGCCGTGGTGAAGAACGCCAGAGTGCTGGGCTCCTCCAGCCTGCCGCCCAAGGGCGTTGACGAGGGGGAGTACGCCCTGGCCCTGACCCACGAGAACATGGCGTGGAAGTACGCCCAGGCCGGCGGTCCGGTGGGCTGGATCTACCCCGCGGAGGGCACCGCAACCATTCCCGACAGCGTCGCCCTGGTCAAGGGCGCGCCCAACCCCGACGCCGCCCGGAAGTTCATGGACTTCCTCTTCTCCCGCGAGGCCCAGGAGATGGCCTCCAGACAGCTGGGCCTGCGGGCGAGCCGCACCGATGTGCCGCTCCCCGAGGGGCTGAGCCCCGCCGATGAGATCCGCCTGATCGAGCTGGACATCGCCTGGGCCACGGCTCAGCGTGAGGCGATCCTGGGCCGCTGGAAGGATCTCCTGACCCAGTAA
- a CDS encoding AtuA-related protein: MARRVRLVEICHARSGDKGDASDISLFANDDAAWEIIRRHVTKERVAEYFRPVATGPVERWEVPNVQALKFLVHGALGGGAPRSLRSDNLGKTFAAALLRMEITVEE, encoded by the coding sequence ATGGCGAGGCGCGTTCGGCTGGTGGAGATCTGCCACGCCCGTTCGGGGGACAAGGGCGACGCCTCGGACATCTCGCTCTTCGCCAACGACGACGCGGCCTGGGAGATCATCCGGAGGCACGTCACCAAGGAGCGGGTGGCGGAGTACTTCCGCCCCGTGGCCACCGGGCCGGTGGAGCGGTGGGAGGTACCCAACGTCCAGGCGTTGAAGTTCCTGGTACACGGCGCACTGGGCGGCGGCGCGCCGCGCTCGCTGCGCAGCGACAACCTGGGCAAGACCTTCGCCGCCGCCCTGCTGCGCATGGAGATCACCGTGGAGGAGTAA
- a CDS encoding DUF3048 domain-containing protein: MKRILPMLLALVLLAGCAGRESGPVEPEPAPPVVENPSPAPAPEPEPATPEPDPAPAAPTLTADPVYPLAPPSHPLWAGPVAVVVENSPSARPQSGLRQADLVVETLTEAEITRFFTLFWSAPAGKIGPVRSARQGFVDMADAYNTPFAHVGGSAEALAMLEAAWGPRNLDEIYNAGGYFYRSADREAPHNVYTNTDLLGQAVADRGIDMTTVPTTARDGAVPAPGEALDVAIDWHRLNHARWVWEDGRYVRYTDGERHLDETGEPLEAVNLLFLQVGGVNRGVDLGWTLYLWDGGPATVLVAGHRYEGWWRLEPGGFVLYPAEGGQLPLLAPGQTWAHLITDESDFTISAAALE, from the coding sequence GTGAAGCGAATCCTGCCCATGCTGCTGGCCCTGGTTCTCCTCGCCGGCTGCGCCGGCCGGGAGTCCGGGCCCGTCGAACCGGAACCCGCACCGCCCGTCGTCGAGAACCCCTCCCCCGCACCGGCCCCCGAGCCGGAACCCGCCACGCCGGAACCCGACCCCGCTCCGGCCGCGCCCACGCTCACGGCGGATCCGGTCTACCCGCTGGCGCCGCCGTCCCATCCCCTCTGGGCGGGACCGGTCGCCGTCGTGGTGGAGAACTCGCCCTCCGCCAGGCCTCAGAGCGGCCTCCGGCAGGCCGACCTGGTGGTGGAGACCCTGACCGAGGCCGAGATCACCCGCTTCTTCACCCTGTTCTGGTCCGCCCCGGCCGGGAAGATCGGCCCCGTCCGCAGCGCCAGGCAGGGGTTCGTCGACATGGCCGACGCCTACAACACCCCCTTCGCCCACGTGGGGGGCAGCGCCGAGGCGCTGGCCATGCTCGAGGCCGCCTGGGGCCCGCGGAACCTGGACGAGATCTACAACGCAGGCGGCTACTTCTACCGCTCCGCCGACCGGGAGGCGCCGCACAACGTCTACACCAACACCGACCTGCTGGGCCAGGCGGTGGCCGACCGCGGGATCGACATGACGACCGTCCCCACCACGGCACGCGACGGCGCCGTCCCCGCCCCCGGCGAGGCGCTGGACGTGGCGATCGACTGGCACCGGCTGAACCACGCCCGCTGGGTGTGGGAGGACGGCCGGTACGTGCGCTATACCGACGGCGAGCGCCACCTGGACGAGACCGGGGAGCCGCTGGAGGCGGTGAACCTGCTCTTCCTTCAGGTGGGCGGCGTGAACCGGGGCGTCGACCTCGGCTGGACCCTCTACCTCTGGGACGGCGGCCCCGCCACAGTGCTGGTGGCCGGCCACCGCTACGAGGGCTGGTGGCGGCTGGAGCCCGGCGGCTTCGTCCTCTACCCCGCCGAGGGCGGTCAGCTGCCCCTCCTGGCGCCCGGGCAGACCTGGGCCCACCTGATCACAGACGAGTCGGACTTCACCATCTCGGCGGCTGCGC
- a CDS encoding GreA/GreB family elongation factor, whose product MAEGHRTRVRREYHSEEPIGAQIRKAGEEVDERAARAVAGPPVTEAEAEILAGSAHEPVQMYSTVVVMDLARGEQQRYRLVSEGEGDPERGEISLSSPLGRALLMEYPGAVVRVKAPGGERLYRILRVGD is encoded by the coding sequence ATGGCAGAGGGGCATCGGACTCGCGTGCGCAGGGAGTATCACTCGGAGGAGCCCATTGGCGCGCAGATCCGGAAGGCGGGCGAGGAAGTGGACGAGCGGGCGGCGCGAGCCGTCGCCGGGCCGCCGGTCACCGAGGCCGAGGCGGAGATCCTGGCCGGGAGCGCCCACGAACCCGTGCAGATGTACAGCACGGTGGTGGTCATGGATCTGGCGCGGGGCGAGCAGCAGCGCTACCGCCTCGTCTCCGAGGGGGAGGGTGACCCGGAAAGGGGCGAGATCAGCCTCTCCTCACCGTTGGGCCGGGCCCTGCTCATGGAGTACCCCGGGGCAGTGGTGAGGGTGAAGGCTCCGGGTGGTGAGCGGCTGTACCGGATCCTGCGCGTGGGGGACTGA
- a CDS encoding acyclic terpene utilization AtuA family protein → MRTVRIGAGQGFYGDSLLPVLDVARYGDVQYISFDTLAELTLAILEKGRRKDPTGGYTRDVVPMMRNLLPIAKERGIRLITNAGGINPRGAARAVAEVARELGLSLKVACVTGDDIYDRLDELAAHGVTFADKETGQALGDVRDRVLFASVYLGAQVVADALATGADVVITGRTTDTAQFLGPLIHEFGWARDDWNRLAQGIVLGHLMECSGQVSGGNYQVGWEDIPDLHRIGFPVAEVSEDGTFVLTKPPGTGGRVDLKSVKEQFLYEIHDPTNYITPDVVCDLTTTRLEQVGENRVRVSGTTGRPAPPTLKALLGYADGWMGEGYISFSWPKAYSKARRAAEIIRARLEMQGVRPEEIHEEYIGINSLWGALAPEPVDEDAINEVRLRIAIRTRSKRDCEILAREFPPLLLSGPPTASAVAGTPQPRELMGLWSTLIPRELIEPHVQISVEEV, encoded by the coding sequence TTGCGCACCGTACGCATCGGCGCCGGGCAGGGGTTCTACGGCGACTCGCTCCTGCCCGTGCTGGACGTGGCCCGGTACGGCGACGTGCAGTACATCAGCTTCGACACGCTGGCGGAGCTGACGCTGGCGATTCTGGAGAAGGGCCGGCGGAAGGATCCGACCGGCGGCTACACCCGTGACGTGGTGCCCATGATGCGCAACCTGCTGCCCATCGCCAAGGAGCGGGGCATCCGGCTGATCACCAACGCCGGCGGCATCAACCCGCGCGGCGCGGCCAGGGCCGTGGCGGAGGTGGCCCGGGAGCTGGGGCTCTCCCTGAAGGTGGCCTGCGTCACCGGCGACGACATCTACGACCGGCTGGACGAGCTGGCGGCGCACGGCGTGACCTTCGCGGACAAGGAGACTGGACAGGCGCTGGGCGACGTGCGGGACCGGGTGCTCTTCGCCTCGGTCTACCTGGGGGCGCAGGTAGTGGCCGACGCCCTGGCCACCGGGGCGGACGTGGTGATCACGGGCCGCACCACCGACACGGCGCAGTTCCTGGGCCCGCTGATCCACGAGTTCGGCTGGGCGCGGGACGACTGGAACCGGCTGGCCCAGGGGATCGTCCTCGGCCACCTGATGGAGTGCTCGGGCCAGGTGAGCGGCGGCAACTACCAGGTGGGCTGGGAGGACATCCCGGACCTGCACCGCATCGGCTTCCCCGTCGCCGAGGTGAGCGAGGACGGCACCTTTGTGCTGACCAAGCCCCCGGGCACCGGCGGGCGGGTGGACCTGAAGAGCGTGAAGGAGCAGTTCCTCTACGAGATCCACGATCCCACCAACTACATCACGCCCGACGTGGTCTGCGACCTGACCACCACCCGGCTGGAGCAGGTGGGCGAGAACCGCGTGCGGGTGAGCGGCACCACCGGCCGCCCGGCGCCGCCCACGCTGAAGGCGCTTCTCGGGTACGCGGACGGCTGGATGGGGGAAGGCTACATCTCGTTCAGCTGGCCCAAGGCGTACAGCAAGGCCAGGCGGGCCGCCGAGATCATCCGGGCACGGCTGGAGATGCAGGGGGTCCGGCCCGAGGAGATCCACGAGGAGTACATCGGCATCAACTCCCTCTGGGGCGCCCTGGCCCCGGAGCCGGTGGACGAGGACGCCATCAACGAGGTGCGGCTGCGCATCGCCATCCGCACCCGGAGCAAGCGGGACTGCGAGATCCTGGCCAGGGAGTTCCCGCCGCTGCTGCTCTCCGGCCCGCCCACGGCGTCGGCGGTGGCCGGCACGCCGCAGCCCCGGGAGCTGATGGGCCTCTGGTCCACCCTGATTCCCCGGGAGCTGATCGAGCCGCACGTGCAGATCAGCGTGGAGGAGGTGTAG
- a CDS encoding acyl-CoA carboxylase subunit beta, with the protein MSLDAELRAREERIKKGGAERYHEQARAKGKLFARERIRLLVDAGSFVEDGLFANCEAGDLPADGVITGLGRIDGRPVAIMANDSTVKAGSWGARTVEKILRIQETAERLRVPLFYLVDSAGARITDQVEMFPGRRHAGRIFYNEVRLSGLVPQICLLFGPSAAGGAYIPAFCDVVLMVKGNASMYLGSPRMAEMVIGEKVTLEEMGGAEMHTAISGCGDVLCESEEEAIQLARRYLSYFPQRTGERPADTAPVEPRSGRLLEEIIPVNQNAAFDMYELIDRIIDEGTWFEIKKRFAPELITGFARMGGRVVGIVANQPRVKGGVLFVDSADKAARFIWLCDAFEIPLLFLADVPGFMIGTKVERQGIIRHGAKFIAAVSEATVPKICLVVRKAYGAGLYAMAGPGFEPDCTLALPTASIAVMGPEAAVNAVYANKIAEKPPEEREAYVAQLREEYRRDIDIYRLASELIVDAIIPFDRVRDELLARFAFYESKQLRWPEKKHAVPPV; encoded by the coding sequence ATGAGCCTGGATGCGGAACTGAGGGCGCGGGAGGAGCGCATCAAGAAGGGGGGAGCAGAGCGGTACCACGAGCAGGCCAGGGCCAAGGGGAAGTTGTTCGCGCGGGAGCGGATCCGGCTGCTGGTGGACGCCGGCTCCTTCGTCGAGGACGGGCTCTTCGCGAACTGCGAGGCCGGCGACCTGCCGGCTGACGGCGTGATCACCGGCCTGGGGCGCATCGACGGCCGCCCGGTGGCGATCATGGCCAACGACTCCACCGTGAAGGCAGGCTCGTGGGGCGCCCGCACGGTGGAGAAGATCCTGCGGATCCAGGAGACCGCGGAACGACTGCGGGTGCCGCTCTTCTACCTGGTGGACTCCGCCGGGGCGCGCATCACCGACCAGGTGGAGATGTTCCCCGGCCGCCGCCACGCTGGCCGGATCTTCTACAACGAGGTTCGGCTGAGCGGCCTGGTGCCGCAGATCTGCCTGCTCTTCGGACCGAGCGCGGCCGGTGGGGCGTACATCCCGGCCTTCTGCGACGTTGTCCTCATGGTGAAGGGCAACGCCTCCATGTATCTGGGATCGCCCCGCATGGCCGAGATGGTGATCGGCGAGAAGGTGACGCTGGAGGAGATGGGCGGCGCGGAGATGCACACGGCGATCTCCGGTTGCGGCGACGTGCTGTGCGAGAGCGAGGAGGAGGCCATCCAGCTCGCCAGGCGCTACCTGAGCTACTTCCCGCAGCGTACCGGCGAGCGGCCCGCAGACACCGCGCCGGTGGAGCCGAGGTCCGGCCGGTTGCTGGAGGAGATCATCCCGGTCAACCAGAACGCCGCCTTTGACATGTACGAGCTGATCGACCGCATCATCGACGAGGGCACCTGGTTCGAGATCAAGAAGCGGTTTGCGCCCGAGCTGATCACCGGCTTCGCCCGGATGGGCGGCCGCGTGGTGGGCATCGTGGCCAACCAGCCGCGAGTCAAGGGCGGGGTGCTCTTCGTCGACTCGGCCGACAAGGCCGCCCGCTTCATCTGGCTCTGCGACGCCTTCGAGATCCCCCTGCTCTTCCTGGCCGACGTCCCGGGCTTCATGATTGGCACGAAGGTGGAGCGGCAGGGCATTATCCGGCACGGGGCCAAGTTCATCGCGGCTGTCAGCGAGGCGACGGTGCCGAAGATCTGCCTGGTGGTGCGCAAGGCCTATGGCGCGGGCCTCTACGCTATGGCCGGTCCCGGCTTCGAGCCGGACTGCACGCTGGCCCTGCCGACGGCCTCGATCGCGGTGATGGGACCCGAGGCCGCGGTGAACGCCGTGTACGCCAACAAGATCGCCGAGAAGCCACCGGAGGAGCGGGAGGCCTACGTCGCCCAGCTCCGGGAGGAGTACCGGCGGGACATCGACATCTACCGCCTGGCCTCCGAGCTGATCGTCGACGCCATCATCCCCTTTGACCGTGTTCGGGACGAGCTGCTGGCCCGGTTCGCCTTCTACGAGAGCAAGCAGCTCCGCTGGCCGGAGAAGAAGCACGCCGTCCCGCCGGTGTAG
- a CDS encoding enoyl-CoA hydratase-related protein: MKRVLLTREGPIAWVALNNPERHNALSGQVVADLQEAADQMAVDRSVRVVVLHGGEAKSFCSGADLKERQGMEEAAVVATVHALREAVNSVAQLPVPVIAAIHGMAFGGGLELALACDIRIAADDAQMGLTEVGWGIIPGAGGCARLPALIGPAKAKELIFTARRLTAGEALELGLVNRVVDRPNLLDAARAMAEQIARQAPLAVRAAKRAIDAGPGLAAGLAAEWREYRSIVQTQDRLEGLRAFAERRPPVFRGE; the protein is encoded by the coding sequence ATGAAAAGAGTGCTCCTGACCCGCGAGGGGCCGATCGCCTGGGTGGCCCTGAACAACCCGGAGCGGCACAACGCGCTGTCGGGCCAGGTGGTGGCCGACCTGCAGGAGGCGGCTGACCAGATGGCCGTGGACAGGTCGGTGCGGGTGGTGGTCCTCCACGGGGGCGAGGCCAAGTCCTTCTGCAGCGGCGCCGACCTGAAGGAGCGGCAGGGGATGGAGGAGGCCGCCGTGGTGGCGACCGTCCACGCCCTGCGGGAGGCGGTGAACAGCGTCGCCCAGCTGCCGGTGCCGGTGATCGCGGCCATCCACGGCATGGCGTTCGGCGGCGGGCTCGAGCTGGCACTGGCCTGCGACATCCGGATCGCCGCGGACGATGCGCAGATGGGCCTGACCGAGGTCGGCTGGGGCATCATCCCAGGCGCCGGCGGCTGCGCCCGCCTGCCGGCCCTGATCGGACCGGCGAAGGCGAAGGAACTGATCTTCACCGCTCGCCGCCTGACGGCGGGCGAGGCGTTGGAACTGGGCCTGGTCAACCGGGTGGTGGACAGGCCGAACCTGCTGGACGCCGCCAGGGCGATGGCCGAGCAGATCGCCAGGCAGGCGCCGCTGGCGGTGCGGGCCGCCAAGCGGGCCATCGACGCCGGGCCCGGCCTCGCCGCCGGCCTTGCCGCAGAGTGGCGGGAGTACCGGTCCATCGTGCAGACGCAGGACAGGCTGGAAGGGCTCAGGGCCTTCGCGGAGCGCCGCCCGCCGGTTTTCAGGGGAGAATAG